Proteins encoded in a region of the Fundulus heteroclitus isolate FHET01 chromosome 2, MU-UCD_Fhet_4.1, whole genome shotgun sequence genome:
- the LOC118566943 gene encoding cell cycle regulator of non-homologous end joining-like isoform X2 yields MAERQRALPSWMAKREVKHGKQQAPLKSQRKRGAARAAFYCMNEAELVEAAVSLLTKGSCEDATSPLHQQVERKVKPASRQEVHPGTPETTSKPVTSPLEEDSSDCCDDEDKTYVSETDLDITELGTVPYISNPQHPEPRGEGPGSAQGCRQPTGNSLQAEREIERLQTAAEEDDALQLVREIFFH; encoded by the exons ATGGCGGAAAGGCAGCGGGCGCTCCCTTCGTGGATGGCGAAGCGAGAGGTTAAACATGGGAAACAACAGGCGCCATTGAAGAGTCAGAGAAAGAGGGGAGCTGCAAG GGCTGCGTTTTACTGCATGAACGAGGCGGAGCTGGTAGAAGCTGCAGTTTCACTTCTCACCAAGGGTTCCTGCGAGGACGCGACGTCCCCGCTTCACCAGCAG GTTGAAAGGAAGGTAAAGcccgcctccaggcaggaagtGCACCCGGGCACTCCAGAGACGACATCAAAGCCGGTGACGTCTCCTTTAGAGGAAGACTCCTCGGACTGTTGTGATGACGAGGACAAGACGTACGTTTCAGAAACAGACCTGGACATTACAGAGTTGGGGACCGTGCCCTACATCAGCAACCCTCAGCATCCTGAGCCCCGAGGGGAGGGACCAGGATCCGCCCAGGGTTGCCGCCAACCCACGGGGAACAGTTTGCAAGCTGAGCGAGAAATTGAGCGGCTGCAGACGGCGGCAGAGGAGGACGATGCTTTACAGCTCGTACGAGAAATCTTTTTCCACTGA
- the LOC118566943 gene encoding cell cycle regulator of non-homologous end joining-like isoform X1, producing MAERQRALPSWMAKREVKHGKQQAPLKSQRKRGAARAAFYCMNEAELVEAAVSLLTKGSCEDATSPLHQQVVERKVKPASRQEVHPGTPETTSKPVTSPLEEDSSDCCDDEDKTYVSETDLDITELGTVPYISNPQHPEPRGEGPGSAQGCRQPTGNSLQAEREIERLQTAAEEDDALQLVREIFFH from the exons ATGGCGGAAAGGCAGCGGGCGCTCCCTTCGTGGATGGCGAAGCGAGAGGTTAAACATGGGAAACAACAGGCGCCATTGAAGAGTCAGAGAAAGAGGGGAGCTGCAAG GGCTGCGTTTTACTGCATGAACGAGGCGGAGCTGGTAGAAGCTGCAGTTTCACTTCTCACCAAGGGTTCCTGCGAGGACGCGACGTCCCCGCTTCACCAGCAGGTG GTTGAAAGGAAGGTAAAGcccgcctccaggcaggaagtGCACCCGGGCACTCCAGAGACGACATCAAAGCCGGTGACGTCTCCTTTAGAGGAAGACTCCTCGGACTGTTGTGATGACGAGGACAAGACGTACGTTTCAGAAACAGACCTGGACATTACAGAGTTGGGGACCGTGCCCTACATCAGCAACCCTCAGCATCCTGAGCCCCGAGGGGAGGGACCAGGATCCGCCCAGGGTTGCCGCCAACCCACGGGGAACAGTTTGCAAGCTGAGCGAGAAATTGAGCGGCTGCAGACGGCGGCAGAGGAGGACGATGCTTTACAGCTCGTACGAGAAATCTTTTTCCACTGA